AATGGCTGCTATCCTATTTTGTAGGACAAGATAAGAATTCACTTCTCTGGAAATAAAAGCGAAAGGTTTTTTGCCATAATTGCAGTGAAAATTGGGAGTAGTATCAAGAAGTGTCCATATTTATCTCAATGGGAAAGTCATATGCATCAGTGTGAGTTGCCTCAATGTGAGTTATTCAGCagattttactgtattttattatgttaACACTGAAGAGAGTATTTCAGCTCCTTTAGAGAATGTGTGGGTGGCTCTTAAAAGAGCCGTTGGGTTTAAGTGCGGATCAAGACTTTTCTTCCATGGGGGTTTACTTCTTCTTGGGTGCCGCCTTCTTCGCCTTGGCTGCTTTCGGCTTGGCTGCCTTGGGCTTGGCAGCTTTGGGCTTCACTGCCTTTGCCTTGGCTGGGCTCTTCGCTGCCGCTGCCTTTTTGGGCTTGGCAGCCTTGGTCGCCTTCTTGGGGCTCTTGGCAGCCTTCTTGGTGGCAGCAGCCGCCGGCTTCTTGGCTTTCTTGGGGCTCTTCTTCACTGCCGGCTTCTTGGGCTTCTTGGCGGCGCCGGCAGGCTTCTTGGCCGCCGGCTTCTTGGGCTTGGCCGCGGCCGCCCGCTTCTTGGGCGCCTTCTCCTTCACCTCGCCGGGCTTCTTGCTGAGGCGGAAGGAGCCGGAGGCGCCGGTGCCCTTGGTCTGCACCAGGGTGCCCTTGCCGACGAGGCTCTTGAGCCCCAGCTTGATGCGGCTGTTGTTCTTCTCCACGTCGTAGCCGCCGGCGGCCAGCGCCTTCTTGAGCGCGGCGAGGGAGAGCCCCTTGCGCTCCTTGGAGGCGGCCACGGCCTTGGTGATCAGCTCGGTGACGCTGGGGCCCGCGGGCCTGCGCGCCTTGGAGCCGCCCGCCGCCTTCTTCGGCTTCTTGCCGGCGGCCTtggcggcgggggccggggaggcggcgggcgcCGCCTCGGCGGCGGGAGCGGGCGCGGTCTCGGACATGTCGgcgcggcgcggagcggggcgcagcggctggcggcgggcggcggggcccttATTTATGGGAGCGCAGCGGGCGCTGATTGGTGCGCTGCAgagcccgccccgccccgccccgccg
This is a stretch of genomic DNA from Cygnus atratus isolate AKBS03 ecotype Queensland, Australia chromosome 1, CAtr_DNAZoo_HiC_assembly, whole genome shotgun sequence. It encodes these proteins:
- the LOC118250592 gene encoding histone H1.11L — encoded protein: MSETAPAPAAEAAPAASPAPAAKAAGKKPKKAAGGSKARRPAGPSVTELITKAVAASKERKGLSLAALKKALAAGGYDVEKNNSRIKLGLKSLVGKGTLVQTKGTGASGSFRLSKKPGEVKEKAPKKRAAAAKPKKPAAKKPAGAAKKPKKPAVKKSPKKAKKPAAAATKKAAKSPKKATKAAKPKKAAAAKSPAKAKAVKPKAAKPKAAKPKAAKAKKAAPKKK